Within Corynebacterium timonense, the genomic segment CGCTGTCGGAGGCGTCGCAGACGCCGTAGGCGCCGAGGGATTCGCCGCCGAGGTAGAGCTTGGGTCGCTTGTGTTTCGGAAGGGTGGAAAGGCGCGCTTGGATGGCGTCGATAAGCAGGCGGGCGGACCGCGTGGGGGATTCGCGGTCGGCGAGGTAGGAGTAGACGGAGGGCAGGTAGGAGTACTGCATGGCTACGATGGCGGTGTCGCCGCGGCCGACGAACTCGAAGCCGGAGGTGTGGAAGTCGTTGATCCAGCCGGTGCCGGCCGCCGACATGATGGCCAGGTGCGAGCGCTCCCACGCGCGGGTGCGGTCGAGCTCGGCGAGCGCGAGCTGAACCATGTCCTCGGTGGTGCGGCCCTCGTCGAGGCCGATGAAGACGCGGATGGGTTCGCGGGCCTCGCCGCCGTCGTCGAAAAGAAGCTCGATGTCGCGCTTGCGCGGGCCGCCGGAGACGACGGCGCGGCCCTGGCGGCCCATCGTGGACCACGGCTCCAGCGAGGCGGGGGAGCCGGAGCGCTCGCGCTCGCGCGGGCGGGGCGCGCCGACGAGGAACTCGCGGTCGAGCTTCTCGGCCTTGCGGTAGACGCGGGACAAGAAGTTGCGCACCACGACGCGGTCGGTGAGCAGGATGGAGACGGCAGCGCCGCCGGCGATGGCGAGCGGCCAGGAAGCGAGTGCCGGGAGGCGTTTGCCGAGGACGATATTGAAGACGTCGATAAGCACTTGCAACGCCTCCCCGACGGCGAGGAGGGCGCCGTAGCCGAGGGTGCCCACTGTGATGCCGGCGAGGGATTTCGCGAGCTCGAGCTCCTCGCGGCCCTCGACGAGCTCGACCTGCGCGTTGTGGCGGCGCCGCGAGCTGACGAAGGTAGCCACCGTAACAGCGCTCATGCCGAGGTGAAGAACGCTGTTGACCGTGCGATGAGCGCGCGGGTGGGCCGGAAGCGGCGACAGGGCGCGGACCCCGCGCAGCAACTCGCTGATCGCGGTGCCCGCCACATGGCCCACGCCCTGGCAGATGGCTACGTTCGCGGCGACGACCGGCCAGGTGTGGGGCAGAAGCGACGGTGAGATCGCGCCCCACGTGGCGGCTTCCGCGCCGATGACGCCCGCGCCGAAGTTCTCGGGCAGGCGGCGCAACCCGCCCATCCGCACCACCGGCGTCAGGTCCGCCCACACCTCCACCACGAACAGGGGGACGGCGAGGATGCCGTGGCGGCGGACATCGTAGCGCCCCTTCGCTTTGGCCACCGCCCGGCCGACCTGCAGGCGGGTCTCCGAGTCCTCGGCAGGCCGGTTGAGCCAAGCGAACAAGTCCCGGAAACGAGGGCGGGGGGTGGGCCCGTGAAGCGACATGCAGACCATTGTTGCAAACCCCGCCCCGGCGCGCAGGGCGCTTCCGGTCGCGCAACCGCGCGGGTCGTTGTAGGTTTGGGACACGTGACAACACTGCTGGGCAGCACCGGAAGCAAAGGCAACACGTCAGGCTCGCGCACCGAGGCGGATGCGCCGAAGATCGTCGCCCACCGCGGCGCGTCGGGCCTGTACCCCGAGCTCACCTTCGCCGCCTTCGACGCGGCGTTGAAGATGGACATCCACGGCATCGAGTGCGACGTGCGGCTGACCCGCGACGGCAAGCTCGTCGTCTTCCACGACCCCGTGCTGGAGCGCACCTCCGACGGCAAGGGCCGCGTCTCCGCCACCGACTACGCGGACCTGCGCGAGCTCAACGTGGGTACGGAGGATAGCCCGCAGCGCATCATGCTGCTCGAGGAACTCCTCGAGCTCATGCAGGACTACCCCGACAAGCACATCTACATTGAGACGAAGCACCCCACCCGCTACGGCCCGGAGGTGGACGAGCAGACCCTGCGTATTCTCACCTACGCGCGAATGCGCACCTCGGAGCGCGTGCACCTGATCTCCTTCTCCCACCGCGCGATGCGCTACTTCACCCACTTCGCCCCCGAGCTGGAGACGTTTTACCTGTTCCGCCTCCGCGAGAAGAAGTGGAACAAGAACAACTGCATGCTCTCGCGCCCCTACGGCGTCGGTCCGGCCCTGAGCCACCTCAAGGCGCGCCCGAAGCTGCTCGGATACAAGGGGCTGAAGACCTACACGTGGACGGTGAACACCCCGCGCGACATGCTGTGGTGCCGCGACAACGGCGTCGACGTGGTTGCCACGGACATGCCCCACCTGGCCGTGGAGACCTTCGCGCGCGCCGCGGTTGGGGGCTCGACCGTCGGGTAACATGTGGCCCCATGGCCAAGAAGAACCGCAGACAGCAGGACGACCTTCCCGAGGGCATGAGCCGCCGCCAGGCGAAGCTCGCCGCTCGCGCCGCCGAGCGCGAGGCGCTGAAAAAGGACCCGCGCCCCTACGGCGGGCTCGCCGCCGAGACCGATCTCATCGCTCTGCAGGAGTTCGTCCCCTCCGCCGTCGCCGAGTTCGACGTCGCGGGCGAAAAGGTCAACGTGGTCACGGTCCTGCCGGGCGCCGGCGCGGCCCTTGTGCGCGCCGCGGACCAGGGCGGGGAGCGTTTCGTCGCTCTCCAGGTCGCCTCGCACTCCGCGAACCCGGGCCGCGACCTCGCCTACGCGCTCAGCTGGGTGCTCGAGGCGGAGCCGGGGCAGACCCTCCAGTCCACGGCGGCCGACGGCAGCCAGCCCGAGCTTTCTTCGCTTATCGACGCCACCGCGGTCCCCACCATCACCGAGCACCAGGACTTCTCGTGGTGGTTCCCGTCGGGCGCCCAGGTCCCGGCTGACGTGCAGCAGGCGCTCGCCCGCGCCAACGACGCCGTGATCCCCTCCACCCAGGTGCGCGCCGACGTGCCCGGGTCGGTGTGGTGGGTCAACCCCGGCGGCGGCAAGGCCCACATCCGGTGGGTGCGCCCGGAGGAGAGCGAGAACCGCGTCCTCGCGGCGCTGGCCCGGGTGGCCGCCCGCGGGGAGCTCCACCTGGGAGAGGGCACGAAGTTCGCCGGGGTCTTCCGCACCCA encodes:
- a CDS encoding DUF5926 family protein; its protein translation is MAKKNRRQQDDLPEGMSRRQAKLAARAAEREALKKDPRPYGGLAAETDLIALQEFVPSAVAEFDVAGEKVNVVTVLPGAGAALVRAADQGGERFVALQVASHSANPGRDLAYALSWVLEAEPGQTLQSTAADGSQPELSSLIDATAVPTITEHQDFSWWFPSGAQVPADVQQALARANDAVIPSTQVRADVPGSVWWVNPGGGKAHIRWVRPEESENRVLAALARVAARGELHLGEGTKFAGVFRTHGVAVPVWDLDPAVEPSSYADALVNLNAMIEAEYANEAQLSAEERKQLDNIKSRQVTI
- a CDS encoding glycerophosphodiester phosphodiesterase family protein, which gives rise to MTTLLGSTGSKGNTSGSRTEADAPKIVAHRGASGLYPELTFAAFDAALKMDIHGIECDVRLTRDGKLVVFHDPVLERTSDGKGRVSATDYADLRELNVGTEDSPQRIMLLEELLELMQDYPDKHIYIETKHPTRYGPEVDEQTLRILTYARMRTSERVHLISFSHRAMRYFTHFAPELETFYLFRLREKKWNKNNCMLSRPYGVGPALSHLKARPKLLGYKGLKTYTWTVNTPRDMLWCRDNGVDVVATDMPHLAVETFARAAVGGSTVG
- a CDS encoding alpha/beta-hydrolase family protein, whose translation is MSLHGPTPRPRFRDLFAWLNRPAEDSETRLQVGRAVAKAKGRYDVRRHGILAVPLFVVEVWADLTPVVRMGGLRRLPENFGAGVIGAEAATWGAISPSLLPHTWPVVAANVAICQGVGHVAGTAISELLRGVRALSPLPAHPRAHRTVNSVLHLGMSAVTVATFVSSRRRHNAQVELVEGREELELAKSLAGITVGTLGYGALLAVGEALQVLIDVFNIVLGKRLPALASWPLAIAGGAAVSILLTDRVVVRNFLSRVYRKAEKLDREFLVGAPRPRERERSGSPASLEPWSTMGRQGRAVVSGGPRKRDIELLFDDGGEAREPIRVFIGLDEGRTTEDMVQLALAELDRTRAWERSHLAIMSAAGTGWINDFHTSGFEFVGRGDTAIVAMQYSYLPSVYSYLADRESPTRSARLLIDAIQARLSTLPKHKRPKLYLGGESLGAYGVCDASDSAEDFLNGVTGAVFSGAPGFTRVHGELTRGRDYGSPQRLPVVDGGRHIRFCAHPDHLDHDFSGDTYANEWETPRAVFAQHASDPVVWWDWSLAWRAPDWLKEPGSRSRPAPAAQRLDVPDTMRWAPFITFWQVGIDQLTSQNCPSPHGHNYHDETVAYWAAVMDTEISPATLHRISLWIHRDATKLRHPAGGRGRKLSY